Genomic window (Longimicrobium sp.):
CCCGCGTCCGCCCAGGTACAGCTCGCCGGCAATGCCCACGGGCACCGGCCGCATCGCCGCGTCCAGCACGTACGACTGCGTGTTCGCGATCGGCCGCCCGATCGTCTCCGGACCGCCCGCCGCCCGCAGCGTGAACGTGGAATAGGTGGTGTCCTCGGACGGGCCGTACAGGTCGTAGACCCGCTCCACCGTGCCGGTGCCGTAGATGGCGTCCACCAGCTCGGCGCGCAGCGGCTCGCCGGCCAGGTTCACGGTCCGTACGCCCGCCGGCACCGCGTCGCTCTTCACCAGCGCGGCGATGGCGGAGGGCACGGTGTTGATCAGCCGCACCTGGTCGCGTGCCGGCGCGCTGGGCAGCGCCAGCGCGTTCTCCACGAGGATGACCCGCCCGCCCAGCGAGAGCGGCAGGAACAGCTCGTAGATGGAGAGGTCGAACGAGATGGACGTCGCGGCGAGCACGCCGGACATCTCTTCCGCGGTGTAGACGCCGGCGGCCCACGCGAGCAGGGCCACGGCGCTCTCGTGCTGGATGGCGACGCCCTTGGGGACGCCCGTGCTGCCGGATGTGTAGATCAGGTACGCGAGGTTTCGCGCATCCGCCCGGACGGGCAGGTTCGCGGCGTCGCGCCGGGCGATCTCCCCCGCGTCGCCGTCGATGCTGACCACGCGCACGCCCGCGGCGACCGGGAACCGCTCGCGCAGCGTCTCCTGCGCCACCAGCACCTGTACGCTCGAGTCCTTGAGCGTAAAGGCCAGGCGGTCCGCCGGGTAGGCCGGGTCCAGTGGCACGTACGCGCCGCCGGCCTTGAGCACGCCGAGCATGGACGCGAGCATGTCCAGCCCGCGCTCCAGCCCGATGCCCACGCGCACCTCCGCCCCCACGCCGAGCTCGGCGAGGTGACGGGCGATGCGGTTGGCGCGCGCGTTCAGCTCCGCGTACGTGAGCGAATCGTGCTCGTGGAGGGCAACGACGGCATCGGGCGTGCGCGCCGCCTGCGCCTCGAACAGCTCGTGGATGCACCGGTCCGCCGGGAACTCCGCTTCGGTCCGGTTCCAGGCATCCACCACCAGGCCGCGCT
Coding sequences:
- a CDS encoding non-ribosomal peptide synthetase, with amino-acid sequence IGFFVNTLVLRTELGGDPTFREVLGRVRGATLGAYEHQEVPFEKLVAELQPERSMSHSPLFQVMFTLQNAAGGGGALSGLSVSGVGAEAGSAKFDLNLSLVATPRGLRGGLTYSTDLFERDTIQRMVGHLERVLEQVAADADVRLSRLELLSAEERGLVVDAWNRTEAEFPADRCIHELFEAQAARTPDAVVALHEHDSLTYAELNARANRIARHLAELGVGAEVRVGIGLERGLDMLASMLGVLKAGGAYVPLDPAYPADRLAFTLKDSSVQVLVAQETLRERFPVAAGVRVVSIDGDAGEIARRDAANLPVRADARNLAYLIYTSGSTGVPKGVAIQHESAVALLAWAAGVYTAEEMSGVLAATSISFDLSIYELFLPLSLGGRVILVENALALPSAPARDQVRLINTVPSAIAALVKSDAVPAGVRTVNLAGEPLRAELVDAIYGTGTVERVYDLYGPSEDTTYSTFTLRAAGGPETIGRPIANTQSYVLDAAMRPVPVGIAGELYLGGRG